A genomic stretch from Polyangium spumosum includes:
- a CDS encoding phosphocholine cytidylyltransferase family protein — MKAIIIGAGRGSRLRHLTEEIPKTLVPVLGRPMLDGILEALAAGGFSREDIIFICGYKAEVIQARYPDLTYIENTRWEHNNILASLLCAREHLAEGFVSTYADIVYRPQIVADLVRAPWDITLACDTDWRRRYQGRSQHPETDAEKMRAEDRRVVELSRRIDSERAAGEFIGVMKLSAEGAQRFVRAHDEAKAAHPEGVFREGRTFEKAYLIDLLQHMLERGEVMHRVDTHGGYMEIDTVEDASLAESWWAGGHPAS, encoded by the coding sequence GTGAAGGCCATCATCATCGGCGCGGGCCGCGGCAGCCGCCTCCGCCACCTGACCGAAGAGATCCCGAAGACCCTGGTCCCCGTCCTGGGACGCCCGATGCTCGACGGCATCCTCGAGGCGCTCGCCGCCGGCGGCTTCTCCCGCGAGGACATCATCTTCATCTGCGGCTACAAGGCCGAGGTCATCCAGGCGCGTTACCCCGACCTCACCTACATCGAGAACACGCGCTGGGAGCACAACAACATCCTCGCCTCGCTCCTCTGCGCCCGCGAGCACCTCGCCGAGGGCTTCGTCTCCACGTACGCGGACATCGTCTACCGCCCCCAGATCGTCGCCGACCTGGTGCGCGCGCCCTGGGACATCACGCTCGCCTGCGACACGGACTGGCGAAGGCGCTACCAGGGCCGCTCGCAGCACCCGGAGACCGACGCGGAGAAGATGCGCGCCGAGGACAGGCGGGTCGTGGAGCTGTCGCGGCGGATCGACTCGGAGCGAGCGGCAGGGGAGTTCATCGGCGTGATGAAGCTGTCCGCCGAAGGAGCGCAGCGGTTCGTGCGCGCCCACGACGAGGCGAAGGCTGCGCACCCGGAGGGCGTGTTCCGCGAGGGACGCACGTTCGAGAAGGCGTACTTGATCGACCTGCTCCAGCACATGCTCGAGCGGGGCGAGGTGATGCACCGCGTGGACACCCACGGCGGGTACATGGAGATCGACACCGTCGAGGACGCTTCGCTCGCCGAGTCCTGGTGGGCCGGAGGCCACCCGGCGAGCTGA
- the fusA gene encoding elongation factor G: MTTTAPSDIRNVALIGHKGAGKTSLAEAMLFVAKATPKLGKVDDKSSILDDSAEEKDHACSFEASVAYLHWNGKKVNVVDTPGEGSFLAETRLALGAVDAAVLVVSGKDGVQPITERVFAWARAQGLPILVVVTKVDAENAQPDEVVAEIKARLKAPLAVMEHHVGEGLDYQGVVALRTKKAWLGKPEAPNAITPGPVSGDLAGALETGRGRLVDDVAGTTDELTEKYLTEGDLTQEELDQGLRDAVREGKVVPVYFASGTRPSGIAALLDGIVELVPPPTAHSMWKGTVPGGKLGQAPAAAERPSSTDAPTAVFVFKTSIDPHAGRTSFARVLSGTLKPDSSMLNASTGNAEKVGKIFNVVGKDAKAVDEVKAGDIVALAKLKTTLSGHTLCDDKHPFLFTAPELPPALFSRGVKFEGKGAEDKVSTALYKLTEEDPGLSVSIEETTRELVVSGLGSLHLEITVERIRRRVGIDARLGAPHIAYKETITKRVAGVEGKHKKQTGGHGQFGVCYIDMEPVERGGGFVFEDAVVGGAIPRQFIPSVEKGIVKSMAKGFLAGFPMVDVKVRLYDGKYHDVDSSDAAFQMAGSKAFKAAAAQAGAVLLEPVVKMQVVAPSVATGDVIGDINSRRGRILGTDTVEDQTIVNAYVPLSEVLEYESKLKSMTQGKGTFSMSVDHLAICPPMIQDKVIKDSGFKVTEEED; encoded by the coding sequence ATGACGACGACCGCGCCCAGCGACATTCGCAACGTTGCACTGATCGGCCACAAGGGAGCCGGCAAGACGTCGCTCGCCGAGGCCATGCTCTTCGTGGCGAAGGCGACGCCCAAGCTCGGGAAAGTGGACGACAAGTCGAGCATCCTCGACGACTCGGCCGAGGAGAAGGACCACGCCTGCTCGTTCGAAGCGAGCGTCGCCTACCTGCACTGGAACGGCAAGAAGGTGAACGTCGTCGACACGCCCGGCGAGGGCAGCTTCCTCGCCGAGACGCGCCTCGCGCTCGGCGCGGTGGACGCGGCGGTCCTCGTCGTGAGCGGCAAGGACGGCGTGCAGCCGATCACCGAGCGCGTCTTCGCCTGGGCGCGCGCGCAAGGCCTGCCGATCCTCGTGGTCGTGACGAAGGTGGACGCGGAGAACGCGCAGCCGGACGAGGTCGTCGCCGAGATCAAGGCGCGCCTGAAGGCGCCGCTCGCGGTGATGGAGCACCACGTGGGCGAGGGCCTCGACTACCAGGGCGTCGTCGCGCTGCGCACGAAGAAGGCGTGGCTCGGCAAGCCCGAGGCGCCGAACGCGATCACGCCGGGCCCGGTGTCCGGTGACCTCGCGGGCGCGCTCGAGACGGGCCGCGGCAGGCTCGTCGACGACGTCGCCGGGACGACCGACGAGCTCACCGAGAAGTACCTGACCGAGGGTGATCTCACGCAGGAGGAGCTCGATCAGGGCCTGCGCGACGCCGTGCGCGAGGGCAAGGTCGTCCCCGTCTACTTCGCCTCCGGCACGCGGCCGAGCGGCATCGCGGCGCTGCTCGACGGCATCGTGGAGCTCGTCCCGCCGCCCACGGCGCACTCCATGTGGAAGGGCACGGTCCCCGGCGGCAAGCTCGGACAGGCGCCCGCCGCCGCCGAGCGGCCGAGCTCGACCGACGCGCCGACGGCGGTCTTCGTCTTCAAGACGTCGATCGATCCCCACGCGGGTCGCACCTCGTTCGCGCGTGTCCTCTCCGGCACGCTCAAGCCCGACAGCTCGATGCTCAACGCGTCGACGGGCAACGCTGAGAAGGTCGGCAAGATCTTCAACGTCGTCGGCAAGGACGCGAAGGCCGTCGACGAGGTGAAGGCGGGCGACATCGTCGCGCTCGCGAAGCTGAAGACGACGCTGAGCGGACACACGCTCTGCGACGACAAGCACCCCTTCCTGTTCACGGCGCCGGAGCTGCCGCCCGCGCTCTTCTCGCGTGGCGTGAAGTTCGAGGGCAAGGGCGCCGAGGACAAGGTGAGCACGGCGCTCTACAAGCTGACGGAGGAGGATCCGGGCCTCAGCGTGTCGATCGAGGAGACGACGCGCGAGCTCGTGGTGAGCGGCCTCGGCTCGTTGCACCTCGAGATCACGGTCGAGCGCATCCGCCGCCGCGTGGGCATCGACGCGCGCCTCGGCGCGCCGCACATCGCCTACAAGGAGACGATCACGAAGCGCGTCGCGGGCGTCGAGGGCAAACACAAGAAGCAGACGGGCGGCCACGGCCAGTTCGGCGTCTGTTACATCGACATGGAGCCCGTGGAGCGCGGCGGCGGCTTCGTCTTCGAGGACGCGGTCGTCGGCGGCGCGATCCCGCGTCAGTTCATCCCTTCGGTCGAGAAGGGCATCGTGAAGTCGATGGCGAAGGGCTTCCTCGCCGGCTTCCCGATGGTCGACGTGAAGGTGCGCCTCTACGACGGCAAGTACCACGACGTGGACTCGTCCGACGCGGCCTTCCAGATGGCCGGCAGCAAGGCCTTCAAGGCCGCCGCGGCGCAGGCAGGCGCGGTCTTGCTCGAGCCGGTCGTGAAGATGCAGGTCGTCGCGCCGAGCGTGGCGACGGGTGACGTCATCGGCGACATCAACAGCCGCCGCGGCCGCATCCTCGGCACGGACACGGTCGAGGATCAGACGATCGTCAACGCGTACGTCCCGCTCTCCGAGGTGCTCGAGTACGAGTCGAAGCTGAAGAGCATGACGCAAGGCAAGGGCACGTTCTCGATGAGCGTCGACCACCTCGCGATCTGCCCGCCGATGATCCAGGACAAGGTCATCAAGGACAGCGGCTTCAAGGTCACGGAAGAGGAAGACTGA
- a CDS encoding TIGR01777 family oxidoreductase, which yields MVKSAVVKTVLLTGGTGFIGRRLTEALLGRGDRVTVLTRDPSRAQSKLPRGATAAAWDPAHEGPWLDEIGRASAVVHLAGENVAQRWTDESRRVIVASRVESTRLVVEGIRRAEKKPEVFVCASAVGYYGPRSPDEALDERGSRGDGFLADVVERWEAEAAKAEALGVRTVMLRIGVVLGEGGGALERMILPFKMFAGGPIAPGTQVIAWVHAEDVVGLALLALDDTRARGPINVVSPEPATSKELASAIGHVMRRPAWFTTPKVAIEVALGREAAMVVTTGQRVVPRRAEELGYVFQYPSLVPALASILKP from the coding sequence ATGGTAAAGAGCGCCGTGGTGAAGACGGTCCTGTTGACGGGTGGCACCGGGTTCATCGGGCGGCGCCTCACGGAGGCGCTCCTCGGGCGCGGGGACCGCGTGACAGTGCTCACGCGTGATCCGAGCCGCGCGCAGAGCAAGCTGCCCCGGGGCGCGACCGCCGCCGCGTGGGACCCCGCGCACGAGGGGCCCTGGCTCGACGAGATCGGGCGCGCCTCGGCCGTCGTGCACCTCGCCGGCGAGAACGTGGCGCAACGCTGGACGGACGAGTCGCGCCGCGTGATCGTCGCGAGCCGCGTCGAGTCGACCCGCCTCGTCGTGGAAGGCATCCGCCGCGCCGAGAAGAAGCCCGAGGTCTTCGTGTGCGCGTCCGCCGTCGGGTACTACGGCCCGCGGTCGCCCGACGAGGCGCTCGACGAGCGCGGAAGCCGCGGCGACGGGTTCCTCGCGGACGTGGTCGAGCGCTGGGAGGCCGAAGCCGCGAAGGCCGAGGCGCTCGGCGTGCGCACGGTGATGCTCCGGATCGGCGTCGTGCTCGGCGAGGGCGGCGGCGCGCTCGAGAGGATGATCCTGCCCTTCAAGATGTTCGCAGGGGGGCCGATCGCGCCGGGCACGCAGGTGATCGCGTGGGTGCACGCAGAGGACGTCGTGGGCCTCGCGCTGCTCGCGCTCGACGACACGCGCGCGCGTGGCCCGATCAACGTCGTGTCGCCCGAGCCCGCGACGAGCAAGGAGCTCGCCTCCGCGATCGGCCACGTGATGCGCAGGCCCGCGTGGTTCACGACGCCAAAGGTCGCGATCGAGGTCGCGCTCGGGCGCGAGGCGGCGATGGTCGTGACGACGGGGCAACGCGTGGTGCCGAGGCGCGCCGAGGAGCTCGGCTACGTGTTCCAGTACCCGTCGCTCGTCCCGGCGCTCGCGTCGATCTTGAAGCCGTAG
- a CDS encoding aquaporin, which produces MRRAWAEGIGTFIVVFAGCGAAAVGGAALGTIGIAFAFGIAFAAAALALGPSSGAHLNPAVTVAAALAGRLPAREVLPYIAAQIAGATAGVGLAVTIARGRPGGAPLVLEALAGGFGRHSPGFYGANAALAVEIGLSAILAFVLLGSTSRARPAAQNTLTALAGGLGVTLVHLVGMPVTGLPAHPARAIGAAFCAGGVALDQLWVFVLGPILGGAIAAMALRVSFAPERSVLEEKRAQPS; this is translated from the coding sequence ATGCGACGAGCTTGGGCCGAGGGGATCGGTACGTTCATCGTGGTCTTCGCGGGCTGCGGCGCGGCGGCGGTGGGAGGGGCGGCGCTCGGGACGATCGGGATCGCGTTCGCGTTCGGGATCGCCTTCGCCGCGGCGGCGCTCGCGCTCGGGCCCTCGAGCGGGGCGCACCTGAACCCGGCCGTGACGGTGGCGGCCGCGCTCGCCGGGCGGCTGCCGGCGCGCGAGGTGTTGCCGTACATCGCGGCGCAGATCGCCGGTGCGACCGCGGGTGTTGGGCTCGCCGTGACGATCGCGCGAGGCAGGCCGGGCGGGGCGCCTCTCGTCCTCGAGGCGCTCGCCGGTGGATTCGGCCGCCACTCGCCGGGGTTTTACGGAGCGAACGCCGCGCTCGCCGTGGAGATCGGGCTCTCGGCGATCCTCGCGTTCGTGCTGCTCGGGTCGACGTCACGCGCGCGCCCGGCGGCGCAGAACACGCTCACAGCGCTCGCGGGTGGGCTCGGCGTCACGCTCGTGCACCTCGTGGGCATGCCCGTGACGGGTCTACCCGCGCATCCGGCGCGCGCGATCGGCGCGGCGTTTTGTGCGGGCGGCGTCGCGCTCGATCAGCTCTGGGTGTTCGTGCTCGGCCCGATCCTCGGCGGCGCGATCGCGGCGATGGCGCTGCGCGTGTCGTTTGCGCCCGAGAGGTCCGTGCTCGAAGAGAAACGAGCTCAACCGAGCTGA
- a CDS encoding acyl-CoA desaturase — protein MAIVLFFVGHWMLSIFCQTFFLHRYASHRMFTMSKGWERFFYLLTFVSQGSSFLVPRAYAILHRHHHAYSDTERDPHSPRHTGNPFAMMWGTKKRYHDIAYRIETPEPKFDGGYPEWELVDRLGGDWPARIAWGAAYVAFYLVFATAWWQFLLLPAHFLMGVVHGAIVNWCGHRYGYRNFDIKDDSRNTLPFDFLTMGELFQNNHHRFGQAPNFAVRAWELDPTWPVIRLLAFLKVIDLGAHPQVGRYEPAPAASAIIDTAS, from the coding sequence ATGGCAATCGTGTTGTTCTTCGTCGGGCACTGGATGCTCTCCATATTTTGCCAGACGTTTTTCCTTCACCGCTATGCCTCCCACCGCATGTTCACGATGAGCAAGGGCTGGGAGCGCTTCTTTTACCTGCTCACGTTCGTCTCCCAGGGCTCCTCGTTCCTCGTCCCGCGGGCCTACGCGATCCTGCACAGGCACCACCACGCCTACAGCGACACCGAGCGCGACCCGCATTCGCCGCGCCACACCGGCAATCCTTTTGCGATGATGTGGGGGACGAAGAAGCGTTATCACGACATCGCCTATCGCATCGAGACGCCCGAGCCGAAGTTCGACGGCGGTTATCCCGAGTGGGAGCTCGTCGATCGTCTCGGCGGCGACTGGCCCGCCCGGATCGCCTGGGGAGCGGCGTACGTGGCCTTTTATCTCGTGTTCGCGACCGCCTGGTGGCAGTTCCTGCTCCTGCCCGCGCATTTCTTGATGGGCGTCGTCCACGGCGCCATCGTGAACTGGTGCGGTCACCGGTATGGTTATCGGAATTTCGATATCAAGGACGACTCGCGCAATACGCTGCCCTTCGACTTCCTGACGATGGGCGAGCTCTTCCAGAACAACCACCACAGGTTCGGCCAGGCCCCGAACTTCGCCGTGCGCGCCTGGGAGCTCGATCCCACGTGGCCCGTGATCCGGCTGCTCGCCTTCCTGAAGGTCATCGACCTCGGCGCGCACCCCCAGGTCGGCCGCTACGAGCCGGCTCCGGCAGCGTCGGCCATCATCGATACAGCTTCGTGA
- a CDS encoding transcriptional regulator, producing MQLVRLLLQFALGIALPYAVQRWDKGRLPEERRARAWNAATWGAAVWWYGPLSMIAWGWVTRRETGLVGAVRGAFGMVLGAVACLLVVLVSLGVDLAFAWAFGLPIDLGD from the coding sequence ATGCAGCTCGTTCGACTCCTGCTCCAGTTCGCCCTCGGGATCGCCTTGCCCTACGCGGTGCAGCGCTGGGACAAGGGCCGCCTGCCCGAAGAGCGGCGCGCGCGCGCCTGGAACGCGGCGACCTGGGGGGCGGCGGTGTGGTGGTACGGGCCGCTCTCGATGATCGCGTGGGGCTGGGTGACGCGGCGCGAAACGGGCCTCGTCGGCGCCGTGCGGGGCGCCTTCGGGATGGTGCTCGGGGCCGTCGCGTGCCTGCTCGTCGTGCTCGTGTCCCTCGGCGTGGACCTCGCCTTCGCCTGGGCCTTCGGCTTGCCGATCGATCTCGGCGACTGA
- a CDS encoding helix-hairpin-helix domain-containing protein yields the protein MDNETIGSTLDQVADLLEIEGASVFRVRAYRGAARTVSALASPVSTLPEKGPGSLEELPGIGKDLAGKIRELAETGELAMLHELKSRTPESLIHLLELPGLGPKRAKAIHEGLGIDTIEELEKAAREGRLRALKGVGPKLEAQILEGIAARAARGKRISLAEAEAQVEPIVARLREVPGVLRIEVAGSYRRRRDNVGDVDILVAADVSVAIGKKLIADPQTDKVLADGDTKTSVLLKSGLQVDLRVVPEETFGAAMHYFTGSKAHNIAIRTLGVRKKLKISEWGVFQEDKRLSGEREEDVFEAVGLAWVPPEIREDRGEIDAAREGKLPKLVERAELRGDFVAGKPDADELAAITSAWRAKGGAWLVVIGAPRSVIERAREHAGVELFAGRVVTIGEGGSIGASEEELAEVDVVIGEIDAANLAEKALTQALVAAVETGCLHVLARPFGAGKPRQFDVEAVAKACRERGVLLGLDARFLQGADGYARAVKEAGARLALTSHARNVEEVELLRYGLDQARRGWCEAKDVANTLSAGELRTFLARG from the coding sequence ATGGACAACGAAACCATCGGCAGCACGCTGGATCAGGTCGCGGATCTCCTGGAGATCGAGGGCGCGAGCGTGTTCCGCGTCCGCGCTTACCGCGGGGCCGCGCGTACGGTCTCCGCGCTCGCCTCGCCCGTGAGCACGTTGCCCGAGAAGGGGCCGGGCTCGCTCGAGGAGCTGCCGGGCATCGGCAAGGACCTCGCCGGCAAGATCCGCGAGCTCGCGGAGACGGGGGAGCTCGCGATGTTGCACGAGCTGAAGTCACGCACGCCGGAGAGCTTGATCCACCTGCTCGAGCTGCCGGGGCTCGGGCCGAAGCGGGCGAAGGCGATCCACGAGGGTCTCGGGATCGACACGATCGAGGAGCTCGAGAAGGCCGCGCGTGAAGGGCGGCTGCGCGCGCTGAAGGGCGTGGGCCCGAAGCTCGAGGCGCAGATCCTGGAGGGGATCGCGGCGCGCGCGGCGCGAGGGAAGCGGATCTCGCTCGCCGAGGCCGAGGCGCAGGTCGAGCCGATCGTGGCGCGGCTGCGCGAGGTGCCGGGCGTGCTGCGGATCGAGGTCGCGGGCAGCTACCGCAGGCGAAGGGACAACGTGGGCGACGTGGACATCCTCGTCGCAGCGGACGTGAGCGTCGCGATCGGGAAGAAGCTCATCGCAGATCCACAAACGGACAAGGTGCTCGCGGACGGCGACACGAAGACGAGCGTGCTCCTGAAGAGCGGGCTGCAGGTGGATCTGCGCGTGGTGCCGGAGGAGACGTTCGGCGCGGCGATGCACTACTTCACGGGGTCGAAGGCGCACAACATCGCGATCCGGACGCTCGGCGTCCGGAAGAAGCTCAAGATCAGCGAGTGGGGCGTGTTCCAGGAGGACAAACGCCTCTCGGGCGAGCGCGAGGAGGACGTGTTCGAGGCGGTGGGGCTCGCCTGGGTGCCGCCGGAGATCCGCGAGGATCGCGGCGAGATCGACGCGGCGCGGGAGGGGAAGCTGCCGAAGCTCGTGGAGCGCGCGGAGCTGCGCGGGGATTTCGTGGCGGGGAAGCCCGACGCCGACGAGCTCGCGGCGATCACCTCGGCGTGGCGGGCGAAGGGCGGCGCCTGGCTGGTCGTGATCGGCGCGCCGCGGAGCGTGATCGAACGAGCACGCGAGCACGCGGGCGTGGAGCTGTTCGCCGGCAGGGTGGTGACGATCGGCGAAGGTGGTTCGATCGGGGCGAGCGAGGAGGAGCTCGCGGAGGTCGACGTCGTGATCGGCGAGATCGACGCGGCGAACCTCGCTGAAAAAGCGCTCACGCAGGCGCTCGTCGCGGCGGTGGAGACGGGGTGCCTCCACGTGCTCGCGCGTCCCTTCGGCGCGGGCAAGCCGCGGCAGTTCGACGTGGAGGCGGTGGCGAAGGCGTGCCGCGAGCGCGGCGTGCTCCTCGGGCTCGACGCGCGCTTTCTCCAGGGCGCCGACGGCTACGCGCGGGCCGTCAAGGAGGCAGGCGCGCGGCTCGCCCTCACGAGCCACGCGCGAAACGTCGAGGAGGTCGAGCTCCTCCGCTACGGCCTCGATCAAGCCCGGCGCGGCTGGTGCGAGGCGAAGGACGTCGCGAACACGCTCTCCGCAGGCGAGCTCCGTACGTTCCTCGCGCGCGGCTGA
- a CDS encoding glycoside hydrolase family 113 — MRTHLAAASLFVLAASATTAAAAPVAAPRGAAGWADEARGGIRGVTIGPIESLRHPDKGYGTRASARAMDEAKALGSTWISLTPFGRVWDLKPSGIDLTFEAPFEQNREDVLRAMHQAHARGLKVFLVPHLWVETGGWRALIDPGDDAAWARWAAAYRHFLLTWARVAAEGGAEMLSVGVELRSFVTTGRAALFYPILEEVRRVYPGLLTYSANWDDAEDTLIFGELDLVGINAFYPLADKDGAGRDELHAGGRRVAEGIERLAAAWGKPVVLTEIGYTTRKDPAVRPWEWPDGMKNVTIDEEAQALAYEAIIAPLLDSRACAGFFVWRYYADPDDVSQESEWGFSPRGKLAELVLRDAFTARWAADGPSFLGENLGRHRARTPGLLGWELSPPPAWHSSF, encoded by the coding sequence GTGAGGACCCACCTCGCCGCAGCAAGCCTGTTCGTCCTGGCCGCCTCCGCGACCACGGCCGCTGCCGCTCCCGTCGCTGCGCCCCGCGGCGCCGCGGGCTGGGCCGACGAAGCACGCGGCGGCATCCGCGGCGTCACCATCGGCCCCATCGAGAGCCTCCGCCACCCCGACAAGGGTTACGGCACCCGGGCGAGCGCGCGCGCGATGGACGAGGCCAAGGCGCTCGGCTCCACCTGGATCAGCCTCACGCCGTTCGGCCGGGTCTGGGACCTGAAACCGAGCGGGATTGATCTCACCTTCGAGGCCCCGTTCGAGCAGAACCGCGAGGACGTGCTCCGCGCGATGCATCAAGCGCATGCGCGTGGGCTCAAGGTCTTCCTCGTGCCGCACCTGTGGGTCGAGACCGGCGGCTGGCGCGCGCTCATCGATCCGGGCGACGACGCGGCGTGGGCGCGCTGGGCCGCGGCGTATCGACATTTCCTGCTCACCTGGGCCCGGGTCGCGGCCGAGGGCGGGGCCGAGATGCTGAGCGTCGGCGTCGAGCTCCGGAGCTTCGTCACCACGGGCCGCGCCGCGCTGTTTTACCCCATCCTCGAGGAGGTCCGCCGCGTCTACCCGGGCCTGCTCACCTACTCGGCGAACTGGGACGACGCCGAGGACACGCTCATCTTCGGCGAGCTCGATCTCGTCGGGATCAACGCCTTCTACCCGCTCGCCGACAAGGACGGCGCCGGGCGCGACGAGCTCCACGCGGGTGGTCGCCGGGTGGCCGAGGGGATCGAGCGGCTCGCGGCGGCGTGGGGCAAGCCCGTCGTGCTCACCGAGATCGGGTACACGACCCGCAAGGACCCGGCCGTGCGGCCCTGGGAGTGGCCCGACGGCATGAAAAACGTGACGATCGACGAGGAGGCGCAGGCCCTCGCGTACGAGGCGATCATCGCGCCCTTGCTCGACAGCCGCGCCTGCGCGGGCTTCTTCGTGTGGCGGTATTACGCCGATCCGGACGACGTCTCGCAGGAGTCCGAGTGGGGTTTTTCCCCGCGCGGCAAGCTCGCCGAGCTCGTGCTCCGCGACGCCTTCACCGCGCGCTGGGCCGCCGACGGCCCCTCCTTCCTCGGCGAGAACCTCGGCCGCCACCGCGCCCGCACCCCGGGCCTCCTCGGCTGGGAGCTCTCCCCGCCGCCCGCCTGGCACAGTTCTTTCTAG
- a CDS encoding potassium channel family protein, whose amino-acid sequence MGPPLLYAALYLIVATLVLRWDLRRGGEVLPDFTETVWSLWTLLVFEPTEPFPHTPVARAVFWLTPLAGLFLLAQGVFKIGASLFDLATRREVWTSIMTDMMSGHVVVCGVGHVGYRVIEELCRLGEDVVAIEQNDTKGFLEAVREKGIPVHIGDARRDELLVKVGAKRAKAVVCATSDDLANLEIALDAKRMNPNVRVVMRMFDQRLAGKVGGALGLDQSFSTSALSAPLIAIQATYEGVRAAYRLDDVVRVTAEVTVSASRAEATVMDLEERLPCRIVSRRKHPDESFSPVRPRDVVHAGDTLVVDTAAVDLPAVRFQLG is encoded by the coding sequence ATGGGACCTCCGCTCCTCTACGCGGCCCTCTACCTCATCGTCGCCACGCTCGTGCTGCGCTGGGATCTCCGGCGCGGCGGCGAGGTGTTGCCCGACTTCACCGAGACCGTCTGGTCGCTCTGGACGTTGCTCGTCTTCGAGCCGACCGAGCCTTTCCCTCACACGCCCGTCGCGCGCGCCGTCTTCTGGTTGACCCCGCTCGCGGGCCTCTTCCTGCTCGCGCAGGGCGTCTTCAAGATCGGCGCGTCGCTCTTCGACCTGGCGACGCGAAGAGAGGTGTGGACCTCGATCATGACCGACATGATGAGCGGGCACGTCGTGGTGTGCGGCGTGGGGCACGTGGGCTACCGCGTGATCGAGGAGCTCTGCCGCCTCGGCGAGGACGTGGTGGCGATCGAGCAGAACGACACGAAGGGCTTCCTCGAAGCGGTGCGCGAGAAGGGGATCCCCGTGCACATCGGCGACGCGCGCCGCGACGAGCTGCTCGTGAAGGTCGGCGCCAAGCGCGCGAAGGCCGTCGTGTGCGCGACGAGCGACGACCTCGCGAACCTCGAGATCGCGCTCGACGCGAAGCGCATGAACCCGAACGTGCGCGTGGTGATGCGCATGTTCGATCAGAGGCTCGCGGGCAAGGTCGGCGGCGCGCTCGGGCTCGATCAGTCGTTCTCGACGAGCGCGCTCTCCGCGCCGCTCATCGCGATCCAGGCGACGTACGAGGGCGTGCGCGCCGCGTACCGGCTCGACGACGTCGTGCGCGTGACGGCCGAAGTCACGGTGTCCGCGTCACGCGCCGAGGCGACGGTGATGGACCTCGAAGAGCGCTTGCCTTGTCGCATCGTGAGCCGCCGCAAGCACCCCGACGAGAGCTTCTCCCCCGTGCGACCGCGTGACGTCGTCCACGCGGGCGACACGCTCGTCGTCGACACGGCCGCCGTCGATCTGCCGGCCGTCCGTTTTCAGCTCGGTTGA